A part of bacterium genomic DNA contains:
- a CDS encoding type IV toxin-antitoxin system AbiEi family antitoxin domain-containing protein: MKSSRERILDLARTRAFIRPRDLAAERIPRVALTRLVRCGLLERVGRGLYSIPGRPMSANGALAEVASWQPQAIICLLSALQFHELTTQTSFAVWLAVPNKARAPRLDYPPLRVARFSGAALTEGVEEHIVDGVAVRVTSVARTVADCFKFRNKIGLDVALEALREAWRARRVGMDELWRCAELRHVANVMRPYLESLS; encoded by the coding sequence ATGAAGAGTTCGCGCGAACGGATTCTGGATCTTGCCCGCACGCGCGCGTTCATCCGCCCACGCGACCTCGCCGCGGAGCGGATCCCCCGCGTCGCGCTCACGCGCCTGGTCCGGTGCGGTCTGCTCGAGCGGGTCGGCCGCGGCCTCTACTCGATCCCGGGGCGACCGATGTCCGCGAACGGCGCTCTGGCCGAGGTGGCGAGCTGGCAGCCGCAGGCGATCATCTGCCTTCTCTCCGCGCTGCAGTTCCACGAACTCACGACGCAGACGTCGTTCGCCGTCTGGCTCGCCGTGCCGAACAAGGCGCGTGCGCCGAGGCTGGATTATCCGCCGCTGCGCGTCGCCCGGTTTTCAGGCGCCGCGCTGACCGAAGGCGTCGAGGAACACATCGTCGACGGCGTGGCGGTGCGCGTCACGAGCGTCGCGCGCACGGTGGCGGACTGCTTCAAGTTCCGCAACAAGATCGGCCTCGACGTCGCGCTGGAGGCGCTGCGCGAGGCGTGGCGCGCCCGGCGCGTCGGCATGGACGAGCTCTGGCGTTGCGCCGAGCTCCGTCACGTGGCCAACGTGATGCGCCCGTATCTGGAGAGCCTGTCGTGA